One Cryptomeria japonica chromosome 9, Sugi_1.0, whole genome shotgun sequence genomic window carries:
- the LOC131076964 gene encoding hydroxycinnamoyltransferase — translation MKDIYKIVCFFLAPGPFPRAQHIWDFNEFHHHFAIGAMDGGEAEAVVTVKRVCMVEPAVPTLRQSMFLSSLDLLFLPFHNIQRLLFYRLTHANDYSSVIENLKNGLSLVLVHFYPLAGQMKISESGRPEVECNNRGVEFKEVSINVPFHDLEKDGFQRKPFFKNLVHEADNSADENYGRPLLSIQVTAFEGGGISIGTTIHHVMVDGNSYWHFMTSWAECSRGISIAKPPQHDRALLKQGNQSPMSISFKAHEIVSHGITGAKIFKFVTEDSQLDSMETSGSWNVEKTKESLQKWGDPKRTTEVISSTLCFTEDIIQELKNRSGVSSSFVAVAAQFWRCVIRAREVPLEEAVYFLVLANCRDRVKPPLLPTYFGNCISMGVAQTTANKLVHADISFAADVLQQLINSCTQEAQINHLIDWAEFPNRNFVSLLEEAGWKYGTNVASSPRFPLYEMDYGWGKPVDVQMANIYEIGSMHLSCPKDGGKSILVSTCLPQHQMDLLQKLLFV, via the exons ATGAAAGATATATATAAAATTGTCTGTTTCTTCTTGGCTCCTGGTCCCTTTCCTCGGGCTCAACATATCTGGGACTTCAATGAGTTCCACCATCATTTTGCCATTGGAGCAATGGACGGAGGAGAAGCAGAAGCAGTTGTGACGGTAAAGAGGGTTTGTATGGTTGAACCGGCCGTGCCAACCCTGAGGCAGTCGATGTTCCTGTCCAGTCTCGATCTTCTCTTTTTACCCTTCCACAATATTCAGAGACTTCTCTTCTACAGGCTCACTCATGCAAACGATTACTCTTCAGTAATAGAAAACCTGAAAAATGGGCTGTCCTTAGTTTTGGTGCATTTCTATCCGCTGGCAGGTCAGATGAAAATTTCTGAATCCGGCAGGCCGGAAGTGGAGTGCAACAACCGAGGAGTAGAATTTAAGGAGGTGTCAATCAATGTACCCTTCCATGACCTGGAAAAAGATGGGTTTCAGCGAAAGCCCTTTTTCAAAAATCTTGTCCATGAGGCCGACAATTCTGCAGATGAAAATTATGGTAGACCGCTTCTGTCAATACAG GTTACAGCTTTTGAGGGAGGCGGGATAAGCATCGGAACCACAATTCATCATGTTATGGTGGATGGAAATTCTTATTGGCATTTCATGACATCGTGGGCAGAGTGTAGTAGAGGCATCTCCATTGCCAAACCTCCTCAGCACGACAGAGCACTTTTGAAACAAGGTAACCAGAGCCCCATGTCAATTTCTTTCAAAGCCCACGAGATAGTAAGCCATGGGATTACAGGGGCTAAGATATTCAAGTTTGTAACTGAGGATTCACAGTTGGACAGCATGGAAACATCTGGCAGCTGGAATGTGGAAAAAACCAAAGAGTCTCTTCAGAAATGGGGGGATCCCAAAAGGACAACAGAAGTGATAAGCTCAACATTGTGCTTTACAGAAGATATAATACAGGAGCTGAAAAATCGAAGTGGGGTTTCGAGCTCGTTTGTTGCAGTGGCGGCACAGTTTTGGAGATGTGTAATCAGAGCTCGCGAGGTGCCTCTGGAAGAAGCCGTTTATTTCCTGGTGCTGGCTAATTGCAGGGACAGGGTTAAACCTCCCCTGCTTCCAACTTATTTTGGGAACTGCATATCTATGGGTGTGGCGCAGACGACAGCGAACAAGCTTGTCCATGCCGACATCTCCTTCGCTGCAGATGTTCTCCAGCAACTCATCAATTCCTGCACTCAGGAAGCGCAGATCAATCATCTAATTGACTGGGCGGAATTTCCAAACAGAAATTTTGTAAGTTTACTTGAAGAAGCAGGGTGGAAGTACGGAACTAATGTGGCAAGTTCTCCAAGATTTCCCTTATACGAGATGGATTATGGATGGGGGAAGCCTGTAGATGTGCAGATGGCCAACATATATGAAATTGGAAGCATGCATTTGTCATGTCCAAAGGATGGAGGAAAAAGCATTCTTGTCTCCACCTGCCTTCCTCAACACCAGATGGACTTGTTACAAAAGCTTCTCTTCGTCTAG
- the LOC131076965 gene encoding uncharacterized protein LOC131076965: MADWGPVVVAVILFVLLSPGMLFQLPGNDRSVEFSNWATSGRSVLVHSIIFFGLMALFTVVIGVHIYTD, translated from the coding sequence ATGGCAGACTGGGGACCAGTTGTGGTGGCGGTTATACTGTTTGTATTGTTGTCTCCAGGGATGTTGTTTCAGCTTCCCGGCAATGACCGCTCAGTGGAGTTCAGCAACTGGGCCACCAGCGGAAGATCTGTTCTGGTACATTCCATCATTTTTTTTGGCCTCATGGCCTTGTTTACTGTTGTAATTGGTGTGCATATATACACTGACTGA